From a region of the Oceanithermus desulfurans genome:
- a CDS encoding YeeE/YedE family protein, protein MTQLWPWYVSGPLLGLIVPLLLWLGNKDFGISANLRHVCAMWPGKKPAFFQYDWRKETWNLLFALGLLAGGFLAGYLYPGDPVHLNGTVLERIKSWGLDDPQAIVPLKLFATSALASWKVWVYLLLGGFLIGFGARYGGGCTSGHAITGIAALQLPSLVAVVFFFVGGLIGAWWILPGLIAWITGGAG, encoded by the coding sequence ATGACGCAACTCTGGCCCTGGTACGTTTCCGGCCCCTTGCTGGGTCTGATCGTGCCGCTCTTGCTCTGGCTCGGTAACAAAGACTTCGGAATCTCGGCCAACCTGCGCCACGTCTGCGCCATGTGGCCGGGTAAGAAACCCGCCTTCTTCCAGTACGACTGGAGGAAAGAGACCTGGAACCTGCTCTTCGCGCTGGGCCTGCTCGCGGGCGGCTTCCTCGCCGGCTACCTGTACCCGGGGGACCCGGTCCACCTCAACGGCACGGTGCTCGAGCGCATCAAGAGCTGGGGGCTCGACGACCCGCAGGCCATCGTCCCCCTCAAGCTGTTCGCCACGAGCGCGCTAGCCTCCTGGAAGGTCTGGGTCTATCTGCTGCTCGGCGGCTTCCTAATCGGTTTCGGAGCCCGTTACGGCGGGGGCTGCACCTCGGGCCACGCGATCACCGGCATCGCGGCGCTGCAGCTGCCCTCGCTTGTGGCGGTCGTCTTCTTCTTCGTCGGCGGCCTGATCGGAGCCTGGTGGATCCTGCCCGGGCTGATCGCCTGGATCACGGGAGGTGCCGGATGA
- a CDS encoding DUF6691 family protein: MRFFFGLAYFLVGVLGGVTLVQSQAASWYRIQEMFQFGAFHMYGMIMSAIVVAMIGVWLLRGKRSLEGPEIKINDKARTWTRYIVGGTIFGLGWALAGACPGPTLALIGAGWPAYLILFAGMILGTWVYGLLREMLPH; this comes from the coding sequence ATGAGGTTCTTCTTCGGTCTGGCCTACTTCCTGGTGGGCGTCCTCGGGGGCGTCACCCTGGTGCAGTCGCAGGCGGCTTCCTGGTACCGCATCCAGGAGATGTTTCAGTTCGGGGCCTTTCACATGTACGGCATGATCATGTCCGCGATCGTCGTGGCCATGATCGGCGTTTGGCTGCTGCGGGGCAAGCGCAGCCTCGAGGGACCCGAGATCAAGATCAACGACAAGGCCCGTACCTGGACCCGTTACATCGTGGGCGGGACGATCTTCGGGCTCGGCTGGGCGCTGGCCGGCGCCTGCCCGGGGCCCACGCTGGCGCTGATCGGCGCCGGCTGGCCCGCCTACCTGATCCTCTTCGCGGGAATGATCCTGGGCACCTGGGTCTACGGGCTGCTGCGGGAGATGCTGCCGCACTGA
- a CDS encoding HAD family hydrolase, translating into MARALIALDLDGTLLKHGVFLPDAPRFLERLRAAGHLLAVNTGRLPAGFALEAARRIRPDGLHAFSDGALIADARGRIQSRTTLDPSVVRRVLAAALDLHLVAEFHTALGVRYHLATRPPEDRHEHVAATGTPSFAIAPEAVPDLPLVGAWLLRVPAGRLDGLRAELSAGARVEAYGPREGYWILGVKPAAGHKGTGLLELARSYGVAPEATVMLGDGLNDLGGLEAAGLGIAVGNAPDFVQRAADRVVAPSGEGGLLEAAELILQTYGRARARP; encoded by the coding sequence GTGGCGCGGGCGCTGATCGCGCTGGACCTGGACGGCACCCTGCTGAAGCACGGGGTCTTCCTTCCCGACGCGCCGCGGTTCCTCGAACGGCTGCGTGCGGCGGGCCACCTGCTCGCGGTCAACACCGGACGGCTGCCGGCGGGGTTCGCGCTCGAGGCGGCCAGGCGCATCCGCCCCGACGGCCTGCACGCCTTTTCCGACGGCGCCCTGATCGCCGACGCCCGCGGCCGTATCCAGAGCCGTACGACGCTGGACCCCTCCGTGGTGAGGCGGGTCCTCGCGGCCGCCCTTGATCTTCACCTCGTCGCCGAGTTCCACACCGCCCTGGGCGTCCGCTACCACCTGGCCACCCGGCCCCCCGAAGACCGCCACGAACACGTGGCGGCGACGGGTACGCCTTCCTTCGCCATCGCCCCCGAAGCCGTTCCCGACCTGCCCCTCGTAGGGGCCTGGCTGCTGCGGGTACCCGCCGGGCGGCTGGATGGGCTGCGAGCGGAGCTGAGCGCGGGCGCCCGCGTCGAGGCCTACGGACCCCGCGAAGGATACTGGATCCTCGGCGTCAAGCCGGCCGCGGGGCACAAGGGCACGGGCCTGCTCGAGCTGGCCCGTAGCTACGGCGTCGCCCCCGAGGCCACGGTGATGCTGGGCGACGGGCTCAACGACCTGGGCGGCCTCGAAGCGGCGGGCCTAGGCATCGCCGTAGGCAACGCGCCCGACTTCGTGCAGCGGGCGGCCGACCGCGTGGTCGCTCCCTCAGGCGAAGGGGGCCTGCTCGAGGCCGCCGAGCTCATCCTGCAGACTTACGGCCGGGCGCGCGCCCGGCCGTAG
- a CDS encoding HAD family hydrolase, protein MIRLVFVDVDGTLHGPDGVPGCAWEAARKARAHGLHLSLATGRPSAGLSLDYARRLDPEGLHVFHQGALVARADGTPAHAVRLPQTAYHRVVDLARARALPLEAYDAEGGVYVERSSSDLEAHARLLGIEFQRTELQARFFRSTVIRLQWVVRPGPAWERARAAVDAELTERLSWHMGTSPSTPGVLYASLLERRAGKLSAARWVAERFGVTMREVAMIGDGANDLELIRAAGVGIAMGNAPDEVKRAADRVVAPVERCGLAEALEGLWRGR, encoded by the coding sequence ATGATCCGCCTCGTCTTCGTCGACGTCGACGGCACCCTGCACGGGCCCGACGGGGTGCCCGGCTGCGCCTGGGAGGCGGCGCGAAAGGCCCGCGCCCACGGCCTGCACCTCTCGCTGGCCACCGGGCGACCTAGCGCCGGCCTGAGCCTTGACTACGCGCGGCGGCTCGACCCCGAAGGCCTCCACGTCTTCCATCAGGGGGCGCTCGTCGCCCGCGCGGACGGCACCCCGGCGCACGCCGTGCGTCTGCCCCAGACGGCCTACCACCGGGTCGTCGACTTGGCCCGCGCTCGCGCCCTGCCCCTCGAGGCCTACGACGCCGAGGGCGGCGTCTACGTCGAGCGCTCGTCCTCGGACCTTGAAGCCCATGCCCGCCTGCTGGGGATCGAGTTTCAGCGGACGGAACTGCAGGCGCGGTTCTTCCGCAGCACCGTCATCCGCCTGCAGTGGGTCGTGCGCCCCGGCCCGGCGTGGGAGCGCGCCAGGGCTGCGGTGGACGCCGAGCTGACGGAACGGCTTTCCTGGCACATGGGCACCAGCCCGTCCACCCCCGGCGTGCTCTACGCCTCGCTGCTCGAGCGCCGCGCCGGCAAGCTGAGTGCGGCGCGCTGGGTGGCCGAGCGGTTCGGGGTGACGATGCGCGAGGTGGCCATGATCGGCGACGGCGCCAACGACCTGGAGCTGATCCGCGCCGCCGGCGTGGGGATCGCCATGGGCAACGCGCCGGACGAGGTCAAGCGCGCCGCCGACCGCGTGGTCGCGCCGGTGGAGCGCTGCGGCCTCGCCGAGGCGCTGGAGGGGTTGTGGCGCGGGCGCTGA
- a CDS encoding PhzF family phenazine biosynthesis protein, whose protein sequence is MKLPYLLVDAFTRTPGTGNRAAVLLDARGLSDAQMRRVAQELETSETVFVTDWKDNVFSVRFYTPAREVEFAGHAAIALAVTLTLQGRIGESERQLFLQTPVDNIPVHLERDEAGVIQAVMREPAPRFRDVLSWSALRELLEALGINERYLHRGLPSGVAFSGLWSAFVPLIAPGLVDELEPDMERLVEICSVLEVDTVHTYAPVGPRAYYARDFAPALGIPEDPVTGTANGALAALLARAGVVPRREGSAEIQVLQGHHLGVPGVVRVRVEYAVSGEPYAVYVGGPAVVAHSGWIGVR, encoded by the coding sequence GTGAAGCTGCCCTACCTGCTCGTCGACGCCTTCACCCGCACCCCGGGCACGGGGAACCGCGCCGCGGTGCTGCTCGACGCCCGCGGGCTTTCGGACGCGCAGATGCGCCGCGTCGCCCAGGAGCTCGAGACCAGCGAGACCGTCTTCGTCACCGACTGGAAGGACAACGTCTTCTCGGTGCGGTTCTACACCCCGGCCCGTGAAGTCGAGTTTGCGGGGCACGCGGCCATCGCCCTGGCGGTCACCCTGACGCTGCAGGGGCGCATCGGCGAGAGCGAGCGCCAGCTCTTCCTGCAGACCCCGGTGGACAACATTCCGGTCCACCTGGAGCGCGACGAGGCCGGGGTGATCCAGGCGGTGATGCGCGAGCCCGCGCCCCGCTTCCGCGACGTTCTCTCCTGGAGCGCGTTGCGCGAGCTGCTCGAGGCTTTGGGTATCAACGAGCGCTACCTGCACCGTGGGCTGCCCAGCGGCGTCGCCTTCAGCGGCCTTTGGTCCGCCTTCGTTCCCCTGATCGCCCCCGGGTTGGTCGACGAGCTCGAGCCCGACATGGAACGGCTGGTCGAGATCTGCTCGGTGCTCGAGGTCGACACCGTGCACACCTACGCGCCGGTGGGGCCGCGGGCCTACTACGCTCGCGACTTTGCGCCCGCTCTGGGCATTCCCGAAGACCCGGTCACGGGCACCGCGAACGGGGCGCTGGCCGCGCTGCTGGCCCGCGCCGGGGTGGTGCCGCGGCGCGAGGGCTCGGCCGAGATCCAGGTGCTTCAGGGGCACCATCTGGGCGTGCCTGGCGTGGTTCGTGTACGCGTCGAGTACGCGGTGTCGGGCGAACCCTACGCGGTCTACGTGGGCGGGCCCGCGGTCGTCGCCCACTCGGGATGGATCGGCGTGCGATGA
- the aspS gene encoding aspartate--tRNA ligase → MKRTHYCGELNERHEGERVLLQGWVNRRRDLGGLVFLDLRDRTGLVQVVVDPDSPAFAEADRVRGEYVVEVEGTVRARPADQVNPELATGRVEVAAARIEVLNEAATPPFPVDASWRGEDDPAERVNEDLRLKYRYLDLRRKPMLDRLRLRHAVIKAIWDFLSAEGFVQVETPFLTRSTPEGARDFLVPSRLEPGKFYALPQSPQLFKQMLMIAGVDRYFQIARCFRDEDLRADRQPDFTQLDLEMSFVSQEDIWAINERLVVHVFREALGVELPLPFPRMPYREALERYGSDKPDTRFGLELAAADALFAEGNFNAFRSVLEAGGVVRGLRAPAELSRKQIAALEEVARRYGAKGLAWVKVGADGLSGGIAKFLDEAALRAWGARPGETVLFVADRWSTALEALGQVRLALAELLGVERSGWNFLWVVDFPLLEWDSDLELWTYMHHPFTSPHPEDLPLLESDPGRVRAQAYDLVLNGTEVGGGSIRIHRMELQQKMFDVLGIPRQEAEEKFGFFLEALRYGAPPHGGIAWGLDRFLALMSGAASIREVIPFPKNQSGRDPLTGAPAPVSPAQLAELHLKIEE, encoded by the coding sequence GTGAAACGCACCCATTACTGCGGTGAACTGAACGAACGGCACGAAGGCGAACGGGTCCTGCTGCAGGGCTGGGTCAACCGCCGGCGCGACCTGGGCGGGCTTGTCTTCCTCGACCTGCGTGACCGGACCGGGCTGGTCCAGGTCGTGGTGGACCCCGACAGCCCCGCCTTCGCCGAGGCCGACCGCGTCCGCGGCGAGTACGTCGTCGAGGTCGAGGGTACGGTGCGCGCCCGCCCCGCCGACCAGGTCAACCCCGAGCTGGCGACGGGCCGCGTCGAGGTCGCGGCCGCGCGCATCGAGGTGCTGAACGAAGCGGCGACGCCGCCGTTCCCGGTGGACGCCTCCTGGCGCGGCGAGGACGACCCGGCGGAGCGCGTGAACGAAGACCTGCGCCTCAAGTACCGCTACCTCGACCTGCGGCGCAAGCCGATGCTGGACCGCTTGCGGCTGCGCCACGCGGTCATCAAGGCGATCTGGGACTTCCTCAGCGCCGAAGGCTTCGTGCAAGTGGAGACCCCCTTCCTCACCCGCAGCACCCCCGAAGGCGCGCGCGACTTCCTGGTGCCGAGCCGCCTCGAGCCCGGCAAGTTCTACGCCCTCCCCCAGTCGCCCCAGCTTTTCAAGCAGATGCTGATGATCGCGGGCGTGGACCGCTATTTCCAGATCGCCCGCTGTTTCCGCGACGAGGACCTGCGGGCCGACCGTCAGCCCGACTTTACCCAGCTCGACCTGGAGATGTCCTTCGTAAGCCAGGAGGACATCTGGGCGATCAACGAGCGGCTCGTGGTCCACGTCTTCCGTGAGGCGCTGGGGGTGGAGCTGCCCCTCCCCTTCCCGCGGATGCCCTACCGCGAGGCGCTGGAGCGGTACGGCTCCGACAAGCCCGACACCCGCTTCGGCCTCGAACTCGCAGCGGCCGACGCGCTCTTCGCCGAGGGTAACTTCAACGCCTTCCGCAGCGTGCTGGAGGCCGGGGGCGTGGTCCGCGGGCTGCGGGCGCCGGCGGAGCTCTCGCGCAAGCAGATCGCCGCGCTCGAGGAGGTGGCGAGGCGCTACGGCGCCAAGGGGCTGGCCTGGGTCAAGGTGGGCGCGGACGGCCTCAGCGGCGGCATCGCCAAGTTCCTGGACGAGGCGGCCCTGCGCGCCTGGGGCGCACGACCGGGCGAGACCGTGCTCTTCGTCGCGGACCGCTGGAGCACCGCGCTCGAGGCGCTGGGTCAGGTGCGCCTGGCACTCGCCGAGCTGCTGGGGGTCGAGCGCAGCGGCTGGAACTTCCTCTGGGTCGTCGACTTTCCGCTGCTCGAGTGGGACAGCGACCTGGAGTTGTGGACCTACATGCACCACCCCTTCACCTCCCCCCATCCGGAGGACCTGCCGCTGCTGGAAAGCGACCCGGGCCGGGTGCGGGCGCAGGCCTACGACCTGGTCCTCAACGGCACCGAGGTGGGCGGAGGCTCGATACGTATTCACCGCATGGAGCTCCAGCAAAAGATGTTTGACGTGCTCGGCATCCCCCGCCAGGAGGCCGAGGAGAAGTTCGGCTTTTTTCTCGAGGCGCTGCGCTACGGCGCGCCGCCGCACGGCGGCATCGCCTGGGGCCTCGACCGCTTCCTGGCGCTGATGAGCGGTGCGGCGAGCATCCGTGAGGTCATCCCCTTTCCCAAGAACCAGTCGGGTCGCGACCCCCTCACCGGCGCGCCCGCGCCGGTCTCTCCCGCGCAGCTGGCGGAGCTGCACCTGAAGATCGAGGAGTAG
- the hisS gene encoding histidine--tRNA ligase, whose protein sequence is MIRAVKGTHDLFGSALAYHRTVVEATRRWASAAGAEEIATPIFEHTEVFERGVGRTTDIVQKEMFSFSDRGQRSLTLRPEGTAGVVRAYIEHGMKVRPQPVRLWYAGPMFRAERPQKGRQRQFHQTGYEVIGAAEPEVDAEAVALSWWILADLGLQRLHLKLGSVGDAADRARYNAYLRELLTPHEQKLSEDSRRRLQTNPMRILDSKAEVDRRLLEALKVRPMLDFLGEAARKHFEAVQARLRALGVPFEVDPTIVRGLDYYVRTSWEIHHELLGAQSALGGGGRYDGLSELLGGPPAPGVGWALGVERVALAMEAEGLYPAPSPGLDLYVVPLEPELVPRALEVAARFWPELRVQYALKARKPGKGLQEAEKKGARFAGLLGADEAAAGTLTVKDLKSGEQRTLRPDKVKEWIRGGTA, encoded by the coding sequence GTGATTCGCGCCGTTAAGGGAACCCACGACCTGTTCGGGTCCGCGCTGGCCTACCACCGCACCGTCGTCGAAGCGACCCGTCGCTGGGCGAGCGCCGCGGGCGCCGAGGAGATCGCCACCCCGATCTTCGAGCACACCGAGGTCTTCGAGCGCGGCGTGGGTCGGACGACCGACATCGTACAAAAGGAGATGTTCAGTTTCAGCGACCGCGGCCAGCGCTCGCTGACGCTGCGGCCCGAGGGCACCGCGGGCGTGGTGCGGGCCTACATCGAGCACGGCATGAAGGTGCGGCCGCAGCCGGTGCGGCTGTGGTACGCGGGTCCCATGTTCCGCGCCGAGCGGCCCCAGAAAGGCCGCCAGCGGCAGTTCCACCAGACCGGCTACGAGGTCATCGGCGCCGCCGAGCCCGAGGTGGACGCCGAAGCCGTCGCCCTCTCCTGGTGGATCCTCGCGGACCTGGGCCTCCAGCGGCTGCACCTCAAGTTGGGCTCGGTGGGCGACGCCGCGGACCGGGCGCGCTACAACGCCTACCTGCGCGAGCTCCTCACCCCACACGAGCAGAAGCTGTCCGAAGACTCGCGGCGGCGCCTCCAGACCAACCCCATGCGCATCCTCGACTCCAAGGCCGAGGTCGACCGGCGCCTGCTCGAAGCCCTGAAGGTGCGCCCCATGCTCGACTTCCTGGGCGAGGCGGCCCGGAAGCACTTCGAGGCGGTGCAGGCGCGGCTGCGGGCGCTGGGCGTTCCCTTCGAGGTCGATCCTACGATCGTGCGGGGGCTCGACTACTACGTGCGCACCTCCTGGGAAATACATCACGAACTCTTGGGCGCCCAGTCCGCCCTGGGCGGCGGCGGCCGCTACGACGGCCTCAGCGAGCTGCTGGGCGGACCCCCGGCGCCCGGGGTCGGCTGGGCGCTGGGCGTCGAGCGCGTGGCCCTGGCCATGGAGGCCGAAGGCCTCTACCCTGCCCCCTCGCCGGGGCTCGACCTCTACGTCGTCCCCCTCGAGCCCGAGCTGGTTCCCCGGGCCCTGGAGGTCGCCGCCCGCTTCTGGCCGGAGCTGCGCGTGCAGTACGCGCTTAAGGCGCGCAAACCCGGCAAGGGCCTGCAGGAGGCGGAAAAGAAGGGGGCGCGCTTCGCCGGCCTCCTCGGAGCCGACGAGGCCGCGGCCGGCACGCTGACGGTCAAGGACCTGAAATCGGGCGAACAACGCACCCTTCGTCCGGACAAAGTGAAAGAATGGATTCGAGGTGGAACGGCGTGA
- a CDS encoding tyrosine-type recombinase/integrase gives MLEPLANWSDPAKRRLWAVKAAHERDEARLIELLEAYLFLKGRKKALVSPETLRTYRTALRDYLAWAWPEGAPGPRVPLLKVTGDDLDRYLSELQTTGGHLPENARPLKPASVATYLAGVRAFYRALEWAGAAVAPDDVHAPADPTPREERRPALPLELYRRLLEHLDDPDDAGKLRDRAMVRLMAEAGLRISEVIHLDEADLLDAERLLVVRSGKGGKQRTVPITRALAAELRDWRRLRRAYAEPGESALFVNTGGRKNRGQRLSASLLRKRLARYYEELGFPPRYRGAHMLRHTAGTRFYRATGDLHVTARLLGHANVNTSAIYAKMDLEGLRDAVDRLEDEA, from the coding sequence ATGCTCGAACCCCTCGCCAACTGGTCCGACCCCGCCAAGCGGCGGCTCTGGGCGGTGAAGGCCGCGCACGAGCGCGACGAGGCGCGGCTCATCGAGCTGCTCGAGGCCTACCTCTTCCTCAAGGGCCGTAAAAAGGCGCTCGTCAGCCCGGAAACGCTGCGCACCTACCGCACCGCGCTGCGCGACTACCTGGCCTGGGCCTGGCCCGAGGGCGCGCCCGGACCCCGGGTGCCGCTCCTCAAGGTCACGGGCGACGACCTCGACCGCTACCTGAGCGAGCTGCAGACGACCGGCGGCCACCTGCCCGAGAACGCCCGGCCCCTCAAGCCCGCCAGCGTGGCCACCTACCTGGCGGGCGTGCGCGCCTTCTACCGGGCGCTGGAGTGGGCCGGCGCCGCGGTGGCCCCGGACGACGTGCACGCCCCCGCCGACCCCACGCCCCGCGAGGAGCGCCGTCCGGCGCTGCCGCTGGAGCTCTACCGCCGGCTGCTCGAACACCTGGACGACCCCGACGACGCCGGCAAGCTCCGCGACCGCGCGATGGTGCGGCTGATGGCCGAGGCGGGGCTGCGCATTAGTGAAGTCATTCACTTAGACGAGGCCGACCTGCTGGACGCCGAGCGGCTGCTCGTGGTGCGCTCGGGCAAGGGCGGCAAACAGCGCACGGTTCCGATCACGCGCGCGCTGGCCGCCGAACTGCGCGACTGGCGGCGGCTGCGCCGCGCCTACGCCGAGCCCGGCGAGAGCGCCCTCTTCGTCAACACCGGCGGCCGCAAGAACCGCGGCCAGCGTTTGTCGGCCAGCCTGCTGCGCAAGCGGCTGGCGCGCTACTACGAAGAGCTGGGCTTCCCTCCCCGCTACCGCGGCGCCCACATGCTGCGCCACACCGCGGGCACCCGTTTCTACCGCGCCACCGGGGACCTGCACGTCACCGCGCGCCTGCTCGGGCACGCCAACGTCAACACCAGCGCCATCTACGCCAAGATGGACCTGGAGGGGTTGCGCGACGCGGTGGACCGGCTGGAGGACGAGGCGTGA
- a CDS encoding MmcQ/YjbR family DNA-binding protein, with the protein MTLLQDVLDHARRLPGVREDFPFDFETLTLKVAGKIFLLTSLRADPVRLNLKCDPERALELRARYPEHVLPGYHMNKRHWNTLVLDGTLPRPLVEELIDHSYARVLAGLPRRIRAALARGVEEGEAE; encoded by the coding sequence GTGACCCTGCTTCAGGACGTTCTCGACCATGCGCGCCGGCTTCCCGGGGTGCGCGAGGACTTCCCCTTCGACTTCGAGACCCTGACCCTCAAGGTGGCCGGGAAGATCTTCCTGCTCACCAGCCTGCGCGCCGACCCCGTGCGCCTCAACCTCAAGTGCGACCCCGAACGGGCGCTCGAGCTGCGGGCGCGCTACCCCGAGCACGTCCTCCCCGGCTACCACATGAACAAGCGGCACTGGAACACCCTGGTGCTCGACGGCACCCTCCCCCGGCCGCTGGTGGAGGAGCTGATCGACCACAGCTACGCGCGCGTGCTCGCGGGTCTTCCCCGCCGCATCCGCGCGGCGCTAGCGCGGGGTGTAGAAGAAGGCGAAGCCGAGTAG
- the cax gene encoding calcium/proton exchanger, translating into MSWRGYALIAVSLALAAEYLNWGGVWVFLLSAFALLPLAAWMGRATEELAARAGSTAGGLLNATFGNAAELIIAVIALNAGKVEVVKASISGSLLSNLLLVLGLSILLGGLRHHRQRFNAQAAGLLTTLLTLALVAFMLPAFFDLAERTFFGVRDPALPDAAYSLAVAGVLITVYLANLWFSLVTHRDLVGGLEERHAPEWSPGLAVAVLLASTVGVAVVSELLVGNIEAATESLGLSEFFVGIIVIPLVGNAAEHLAAVSFAVRNKMDLAVQIAVGSSLQIALLVAPILVIWGWAVGRPFDLVFHNPLEIAGLAASIVITNAVVRDGETHWLEGVMLLGVYALLGFAFFYTPR; encoded by the coding sequence ATGAGCTGGCGCGGCTACGCCCTGATCGCGGTCTCCCTCGCGCTGGCGGCGGAGTACCTGAACTGGGGCGGGGTCTGGGTCTTTCTGCTGTCCGCGTTCGCACTGCTGCCGCTCGCCGCCTGGATGGGTCGCGCCACCGAGGAGCTGGCCGCGCGCGCGGGCAGCACCGCCGGCGGCCTGCTCAACGCCACCTTCGGCAACGCCGCGGAGCTCATCATCGCGGTCATCGCCCTGAACGCGGGCAAGGTCGAGGTCGTCAAGGCCTCGATCTCGGGCTCCTTGCTCTCCAACCTGCTCCTGGTGCTGGGGCTTTCCATCCTGCTGGGAGGTCTGCGGCACCACCGGCAGCGCTTCAACGCCCAGGCGGCGGGCCTGCTCACCACGTTGCTCACCCTCGCCCTCGTCGCCTTCATGCTGCCCGCCTTCTTCGACCTGGCGGAGCGCACCTTCTTCGGGGTGCGCGACCCGGCGCTGCCCGACGCCGCCTACAGCCTGGCCGTGGCCGGGGTGTTGATCACCGTCTACCTGGCCAACCTCTGGTTCTCGCTGGTCACCCACCGCGACCTCGTCGGCGGGCTGGAGGAAAGGCACGCGCCCGAGTGGAGCCCCGGCCTCGCCGTGGCCGTGCTGCTCGCCTCGACGGTCGGCGTCGCCGTGGTCTCAGAGCTGCTCGTGGGCAACATCGAGGCGGCCACGGAGTCGCTCGGCCTCTCCGAGTTCTTCGTGGGGATCATCGTGATTCCGCTCGTGGGCAACGCCGCCGAGCACCTGGCGGCGGTCTCCTTCGCGGTGCGCAACAAGATGGACCTGGCCGTCCAGATCGCGGTGGGCTCAAGCCTGCAGATCGCGCTGCTGGTGGCGCCGATCCTGGTCATCTGGGGCTGGGCGGTGGGGCGGCCCTTCGACCTCGTCTTCCACAACCCGCTCGAGATCGCCGGGCTGGCCGCCTCCATCGTGATCACCAACGCGGTGGTGCGCGACGGCGAGACCCACTGGCTCGAAGGCGTGATGCTCCTCGGGGTCTACGCGCTACTCGGCTTCGCCTTCTTCTACACCCCGCGCTAG